The following are from one region of the Gemmatimonadaceae bacterium genome:
- a CDS encoding Plug domain-containing protein — protein MNAARWVTIASSLAAFACAGSRQGSSGLNHQNQIITEEEIVDSKAVNAYEAIRKLRGNFLSYRGRTTMMNTSSPEPTVYMDENAFGPLASLRTIPASQVAQIRLYRAWEAATKYGNGNMGGVIEVTTRSK, from the coding sequence ATGAATGCCGCTCGCTGGGTCACCATTGCATCATCGCTGGCCGCTTTTGCATGTGCCGGCTCCCGTCAGGGCTCAAGTGGCCTCAACCATCAGAATCAGATTATTACCGAGGAGGAGATAGTTGACTCGAAGGCAGTCAACGCGTATGAGGCCATCAGGAAACTGAGAGGCAATTTCCTCAGCTATCGTGGCCGGACGACGATGATGAACACGTCCTCACCGGAGCCCACGGTATATATGGATGAAAATGCCTTCGGACCGCTGGCGTCCCTGAGGACGATTCCGGCGTCGCAGGTGGCTCAGATCAGACTGTACCGGGCTTGGGAGGCGGCGACGAAGTATGGCAACGGCAATATGGGCGGCGTGATCGAGGTAACGACCCGATCCAAGTGA